The DNA region AACTTCCTTCTTAATGTTTTTTATGGTTTAAACTTCCTAAATCTTACTTAATATACCTCAACACATTTAGATAAGGAGTTCTCTTATATGCGGTTAACCTTTGATTTCAAAAAGAGtttatttctcctttttttaCACCGTCTCCGAGGGTTTACTGGAAATAACCTCCCTATcttcataaggtaggggtaaggtctgcgtacatactattctccccagatcccacttgtgggattacgatgggtttgttgttgttgttgttgttttttacaCTGTCAAATTCTTATAAACAATTCATCAAGCACTTATTTTATTGCTTCTAATTAATTCTAGCTTTTAGAGTTTTTTACATTCTCAACTTTATCAAAAAAGAGGTCTACATTCCCAAGAGCTCtttctacaacaacaataacaacaaacccaatctaatcccacaagtggggtttggggaggttAGTGTGTACTCAGACCGTACCTCTTCTTCAAAAAAGAATTGATGAAGCTGCTTAACTCTGCATCTTCAGAAAGAATAAAGTTCTTAGTTCTACCACATTGTTTCACTGGTTCCACCATTGACTATAGGCCCTTGCCATCTTCTATAGCTACTCCTTTCTCTTTGTACTTGTTACAAGTAGTATCCTTTGATTCCTTTCTACTTTAGCCGGTGATTTCTTTTCTGGAGGTTGAGTCCTTGTATGAACTTCGCAGTTTGACTGAAGAATATTTCTACCTATAACTGTGACCAGAAATAGTAATCTTAAATAaaaggaagattatctatattgTGCTAATCTATGTGTTCAGTTGACAGTTTTGTGGAAGCTGGTGGAGAAAATTCTTTTACCCAAACCAGCCAAGACTTCATCAGAAGAAAGCAAATTTACTCAAGGAGTAAATTGGTTCGTCGTTCCTGGGACAAACTTGTTACCTGGTTTTGGTGAAAAGATTGAAAGAGAATCCAAGCTAAGGCTTAATGAGTTTGCTAAAGAGCTTAGATCTTTCAGCATTGTTGACATGTCAGGTAAAATTGCACTCAGTTGCTGACTCAGCTGCTTCACATATTAAAATTGGTGTTCAAACTATGCTAAGTGCTGTCATAAATAGATATctactttttttttgaaaagcttAGATCAGGAACTTTAATTGTTTATGGTTTTCAGGAAAGTGATGATGCCTGAAAAAGATTTGCCTAAACTTGTTAATTTTTAGCACCCACCCCACCCctcaaaagaaaacaacaaatacCAAAGATGTTGTGTTTTCTACCTTGCTTTGTGATAAAACATGTTTTGCTTACTGATAGTGTCTTAAGAAAATATCCTAGACTTGTTGCAATTTTACGTCCCCCCAACACACACACCCAACCCCAAGCCCCCAAGCTCAAGACACCATGTTCAAATCTTTGCTGCATTTTCCTTGTTTTGTGACTAGGCATGGTTTACTTACTGATTATGGAATTATAATTTTCAAGTCGCAAGGTGCTTGGTTGAACATTTTTGTGTTTGGCAGGTCGAAACTTTGGAAATGACGGGCTAATTTTCCTAGCAGAGAGTTTAGCGTATAATAAGGTAATGTATTTTTTGCCTCTCTCTCTTTTTACCCCCTCTTCCTCCATCCTTTATCGGTATAGAGTTTGACATTATTAGTACAAGACGTTTCACCATGGTCTGTCTTGTTAATCTAAGAGGATGATTGTAATGTAGACAAGTAACAACGAAAACCTTATTATTATTCGTTGAATAATTTTTTTGAACAAGCTTGGTTTCTTACCAACATACGCTGCCTTTCCTTGCGTGTTATTTCCAGACAGCAGAGGAAGTGAATTTTGCTGCTAATGGAATAACTGCCGAAGGATTGAAGGCCTTTGATGGAATCTTGCAATCAAATATTGCACTAAAGACTCTTAACCTATCTGGAAATGCTATTGGAGATGAAGGAGCCAAGGTAATGCACAGATAGTATAGGTGGAATTTTAAAGCATTAAATTCTTGCAAGACAGATGGCTACTAAGCTGATCTTAACTTTTCCTGTACACTTGCTTGACTATCGTTCCAATTTAACATGCATATTTGCACCTAGGGGTGGCAaaatattatccactaaaaaatgggttggataatgaactttttaaaaatgggtcaaatatggataagaaccatattatccatttagaaaatggataaccaatgggtaatcaatggataactaatgagtttaacttttacatttgtaaagtctcaaattggggttcctcaagtttggaacACTAGGAATTCTCTCAAAAGTgttcatattcaagaagtcatggataatatggttatccatattatccgtcggttaacccgttttttatccgtattaaacatgggtcgggtcggataatttatccgtttttcattacccgtttcgacccgaaccatatccaatccgacccgcccgtttgccactcctGTTTGCACCCATATTTTCTATTGTACTTCTTATGTGTCTCTAGGCACTTCAGGATCAACATGAATATTTGGTATTTATGGTTGTGCATATGTTACCATATATCGTGTTAGTCTGAGTCAGAGTTTTTTGCATTCCCTGAGTTTGTTGGTCTTAAGGAAAAGCATCAAACTGAGGCCGTTAGcagatttgtttctctcaagTCCAGAAATTTCATGCTTAGAAGCTGCTAATTGGTTATCTGAAGCAGTTTTCGTTTCTCTAATTATTACTTTATGCAAACAACTTGTTAGAGAATATATCAGTTAACCCGCAAGTCTTTCTCTTCCAGATTGTCATTCATGAGCTGTTCAATTGTAATATTCTGAAGTTCATTAATAAAAATTTACATTCACAGTGTCTATGTGATATACTGGCAAACAACTCTGGTATTCAAAAGCTCCAGCTAAACAGCACCGGCCTAGGAGATGAGGTTAGCATATGCTTTTAGTATTTAAAGTCCAGTTGCTATATATTTTCTGCTTTAAGATCAATTATCGCTAAAAATGTTTTTGGCAATGGTTTATCTGGACTTTGCAGGGAGCGAAAGCTATTGGTGAAATGCtgaaaaaaaattcaactttgcGTGTAGTTGAACTAAACAATAATCAGATTGACTATTCTGTATGTTTCTTTAAGCAGAACTTGTAATTTGTATTGTTCTAATTTTTTACTATCTCTATTTCTGAAGGAAAACCTGTTTGATTTGAATATGGAGATAGGGATTTTCAGGTCTTGCTGGATCACTTCTTGAGAATAAAAGTTTACAATCGTTACATCTCAAGTGAGCAAAATTTCTTCCGCTATGTTTTTGTCTTTGCTTGTCCATTTGTCATATGTCCAATTTTAGCagtttcctatttgtttttggGTTATGGGGGGTGGGATGAGGGATTTGAATTGTGAAGACACattaacttttgttattttttttaattttccctTATATCCTTCAATTTATGTGCTTCAATTTACTGTTCAGTGGCAACTATGGTGGTGCGTTAGGGGCTGCAGCTTTGGCTAAAGGCCTGGAGGGCAATAAATCTTTGAGGGTACGTTTCTGATCAATTCCTCCGTCCCACACGCACCTCCTTACccttttcagtttcttttttttcttttgacctGGCAAATTATTGAGCTTCTCGTAACCTTGATATCTTGCTTCTGTCTCCTTGGACAATTTGTTGgtattttgtgaattttactCTCTGCTCTCATGTTTCAATTTGATCGCTTAGAAGAgctgttttcaaaattttcaatagCTACCATTTAATTTTCTCTGTGACTGCTGACACTAGGATAGCATGCTAATGCGCTTAATGTCATTAAAGAAACTTTCTCTGTTTACCTATGGGAGCACTATATATCCTAAAAACCCTTATTTCTTCAACTATGCTTGAAATGTTTCTGTATGTGCAGGAACTTTATTTGCAAGGGAACTCTATTGGTGATGAAGGAGTACGGGCATTAATTTCTGGCCTATCTTCGCGTAAAGGTTTGCTTATGATGTATAATTAACCATTCTTTACCATATTCGTGTTGTGTCTTGTGCATATTTGTGGAGTTACATGCGTCACCATTATATGTCTGCAGGGAAACTTGTCTTACTTGACATGGCCAACAACTCAATTACTGCTAGAGGTGCATTTCACGTAGCAGAATATGCCAAAAAAAGCAAAAGCTTACTATGGTTGAACCTCTATATGAATGACATCAAAGATGAGGTAATTGAATCATTTAGAACTTTCACATGTTCTTTTGGGGAAGGTTAACGGTTGATTGATAGAGAAAAACATGAAGAGTATGACTTGGTTGGAGCTGAATGTGATAGTTGTTCATTATTGAAAGCAGAGCATAGGGTTAGATCGCGTGGTCGAGAAAAAACTTAATGGTTCCAAACATTAAAGAAGATAATTTCCGACTGGGTTTTATCACGTTGGGATAGCCAAAAGAAAATTAGAAGGCTTGCTTGGCCCATGGTAGTAACTGGAAGATGTTGAATGAACTaaggttttttttatttttatgtgagCGGGTCCGGACTTCAATCTCGATATGCATtgacttttccttttttcctcccCAATTGATATCCGTCAGGGAGCTGAAAAAATTGCAGAAGCTTTGAAGGAGAACCGCTCAATAACTAACATAGATCTAGTAAGCTgttgtttcttttctattttatttaatatttcttGTTTGTTCAGGGAGGAGGTTGTTGTTTCTTAGTCAAGCATTATTTTCATAGTGGTATTTGCATACCTTTGATGACTGAAGTTCTGTGAAAATTTTACAGGGGGGCAATGACATACATTCTAAGGGTATCAGTGCCTTAGCAGAAGTCCTGAAAGATAATTCTGTCATTACCTCAGTGAGTTTCATCAAAATGTTTCCTTTTACTGATGTCTCGAAAAAGAGATACTTAAAATTTCTTACACACAGTTAGAGCTTGGTTACAACCCCATTGGACCAGAGGGGGCGAAGGCATTAGCAGAGGTCCTCAAGTTTCATGGAAATGTGAAAGATCTCATGCTTGGTTGGTGTCAGGTAATTGATGGATTGTTTCATATAAGCTCTCTTTATTCAACTCTTTTGGCATGCTTACCTAATTTTATTACAGATTGGAGCCAAAGGTGCGGAGGAAATTGCTGACATGTTAAAGTACAATAGTACCATCTCTACTCTAGACTTGCGAGCCAATGGACTTAGAGACGAGGTTTTAATTAGTAGTTTATAGTTCATTCATCCTGCGGCAATCTTCAATTTCCCTCGAAGTACAATAACTATCTCCTTTTCAGGGTGCAATCTGCCTTGCTCGGAGTTTAAAGGTGGTCAATGAAGCTTTGACAACACTCAATTTAGGGTTCAATGAAATTAGAGTATGTAACTCCTTTTTAGTACAGCCTCCTGTCTCGATAAACTTTAGCTTCTTGCAAACTTAGTCTCTCGTGTGCACAGGATGAAGGAGCTTTCTCCATCGCTCAAGCACTGAAGGCAAATGAAGATGTAAGACTCACATCCATAAATCTTACCAGCAACTTCCTCACCAAACTAGGGCAGGTATCTTCGTATGACACCCTATTTTATTCTCATCTTCAGCTGTTTTACACAATTTTTAGATCCTCACAACATCTGGATGGATTTCCAAATTTCAGACAGCTCTCACAGATGCAAGAGACCATGTGTTTGAGATGACTGAGAAGGAGCTTGCTGTTATGTTCTAAAATACTACACTCCTttgatcaaatatatttttctcCTACTTTCTATTCTTGAGGTTGGGGCATGGGTGCATTGGAGGATTTTGTcagtctttttttctttttagggaaTAGAATCACAGCCCACCATGATATTCTTTCCACTTGTGTGGATCAAGAGTCACCCTTAGTTCCCTTTTGTGTCTGAATTCTTGAGTGGTGGGTAAGGGTGGGAATTTTGGTATTGAGCTATGTACTGATATTGTCAAAGAATTCTTCTTTTAGTCTTCTCATTTGATAATGTAAGTGGCATGTATACGACAATTCTTCAATAATAATTGTTAGGTTATTGTAATACATAACAGATTCAACGATGTATTCCTATTGGgaacttcatttttttttttggttgttttttttaGTATTAAGATTCATTTTTAAGCTCTTTATGTTGTTTTTGGTTCCCTATCTTTGAGCCTATTCGATGGTAAAGGACGAAACAAGCTACCTTATAGTCATTCAACTTTTCTGAAGCATTCTGATAAATGTGCTGCGTTCTATTGCTTATCCTTCACCTTGAAATAATAGGGGACAGGAAAAAccaagaataaagaaaaagaaagggaatTGTACTTAAAATTCATACCGTTAAGGgttaaaaaaaaatcttgaagTAAATGCATAACACATACTTGGATACAATCCAGAAACTGCTTGTTCTGGATTTAATTGGCATCTTGTACGTTGAGCTTGTAAAGTTTTCAAATTGGAATTTTGTGGGATAAGGTGGACAGCTGGGGTTTTCAGAATCTGCAAGGCAGAGTATTCAGTGGATAACTATTCAAGCTTACTTGGAACAGAGTGTTTTCAGGACAGAGCTGAACAACACGAAATGtggctaagctctctaaatgacATATCTGCATGAGCATCACCAGATTTTTTGGTGTGCGAGTAACTACTTCCAGAGAGTAAGGGGAGAAGACATCAGAGAACCCTACACATATACAAGTTCGCAATTCAAAGCCAAATGGCAAAGGGTTATGCACGAGCTAAAGACATATTCAagattttaattaaatattagaaCTCGCCAGAAAGTACTTGGTACTACGATCATTGGAGAACAATATCTAATCCCAAAGATGCTCCAGAATCTTTTTGATTGCTCGTTCgagaactatatatatatatatatatatatatagagatgtTTACATTTCACTCTACAATTTGTATCAAGCTTACTAATAGACTAGTACACAAAATAAtaaaactgtgatgtgaactaagagtccaccaaacagtatagagaacctgattctctattAGTTCTCATAGAACACACACAGCAGTAAGTAGATAACACAAcagtattttacgtggaaaactcccaactcacgggattaaaaaccacgacttacactcgtaggatttcaatttcactaaccgagcaactttagattacaatctattgtaacctaggaattaaactcttaatccctcacctacttgcaataactctattgcaagcctctttgtaataactctattacaaagctcaccactttgactaactctagtcaaacacaaacacaaacacaaaTACAAGGTTTATGGTGTACAAAGATATCCTACAAGATGCTTCTAACTAAGttgagtaggaattacaagtgaaTAACATTAACAAAGATACAACAATACTAAGGACACACGATGAACTCAGTGTTGGGATCTGGTCCTTTCTTCTGTTgctactttgttcttcaagccttGGAGTAAATGGAGGCGACTGCACACTTGAAAGAGAATTAATGATTTAGGGTTTGCAAGTGTGTGTTTTCCCTTGCCTCATGTTGGTAATATGTAAGTGAGGTAATTAGGATGATGTAAGCAAGTATCCGGTACACAACATGCTCCAAAAAGTGACTGCCGCACTGTTGCGTGTGCAATGTAACATTGTAGCAGCTTTAACAGTTGTAAGGAGTTGACTTGTACGTGACCGGAGGAACTGATAGCCATCTGTTCCCTCTGCAGTTCCTTTGACTGATATCATTGGAACTTGTGCTAGACACGTGACTTGTTATTCCGAGCACTTTGAGGCTTTATATCAGGTTCCCTATCGGGTTCTCATATGAAGTTTGTTAAACCATCAAAACACAAAGtcacataacttatcaatttttcccattttgatgatgacaaacttagaattgatggTCCCCCTTAAAACCAGATCTCCATATGATTCCCCCTGCAAATTAGTTATATTCCCCATGAAAACCTGTTTTCTCCCCTTCAATTTTTCTTCCCCCTTTTGACATCATAAAAAGAATTTATGCAAGTAAACGCAAAAAGGAATTCCAGTAAAGTTAGTTCATACCACTTGTGTGCATACAACATAGCTAAGAACATAGCACAAGAGTAAAACATGCATATCAAAAGACTGAGATGCTCATTTGATTAATTAGAGAGAAAAACATAGGCAGTAGTACCATTGTTATAAAACATCCACACAATAAACAAACTTAAAAGTACCACATTCATAAAAACAAACAGGCCAAAACAGGACACTTGGACCAGGACAGACACAGATAAACTGGACATTGACAAGGGGACTATTTAAGGGGCACTGGAAGAGGGAGAGAAGGATAAAGAGGCAAGGGCTTTGAGAAGAATATCAACTCGAGCATTTGCAGACCACTGTTCATTTATCAGTTGCTCTTTCAGGTTCTCAACCTGTTTCCTTAGCTCTGCATTTTCATCCATCAAGCGGGAAACCTCTGCACCCTGTACACTGCTAGAACCAGGTTCCTCTTTGGCTTGATAGAACTGTCCCTCAAGAATGGCATTTCTAGCCTTCAGCCTCCTTATTTTCTCGTTAGCAGCAGCCCGAGCATCGATCAGCCGAGAACTCATAGAATTGCTGCCAACTCCCCCTTCTTGTATATACACTCGCACTCTTTCAAGGTAGTCATTGAGAACGTTTTCTTTCGAGTTCCCACTGCTGCTCTTCCCAAGGGAACTTTGAAATATTCAAACACTCTAGTGAGCAAGAACCCATAAGGCAAGCCATGGTTCCCATCCTTGAAGTCTGCCACCTTTTTCATATGTTCAATCATGAATCCAGGCAGGTTGATAGTAGTGTATCCATCCAATGCTTCCAGGAGAAATAGGTCCGCCGTTGAAGTAATAGAATGTCTTTCCGCATGAGAGAGCATGACCTTGTTTACCATTTCAAATATGAGCTGATATTCTAGAA from Nicotiana tabacum cultivar K326 chromosome 24, ASM71507v2, whole genome shotgun sequence includes:
- the LOC107818594 gene encoding uncharacterized protein LOC107818594, translated to MGSASALSLCSHSTVNFEFHRRKLGFGRDQALNSSYSSYVLLPISPSLYFSSSCSRSKCLQLKRVIVRASSSSSTGSRRSSSSRRVYKESQAQAPTLPVDQIASFVVPAGAFVVISFVLWKLVEKILLPKPAKTSSEESKFTQGVNWFVVPGTNLLPGFGEKIERESKLRLNEFAKELRSFSIVDMSGRNFGNDGLIFLAESLAYNKTAEEVNFAANGITAEGLKAFDGILQSNIALKTLNLSGNAIGDEGAKCLCDILANNSGIQKLQLNSTGLGDEGAKAIGEMLKKNSTLRVVELNNNQIDYSGFSGLAGSLLENKSLQSLHLNGNYGGALGAAALAKGLEGNKSLRELYLQGNSIGDEGVRALISGLSSRKGKLVLLDMANNSITARGAFHVAEYAKKSKSLLWLNLYMNDIKDEGAEKIAEALKENRSITNIDLGGNDIHSKGISALAEVLKDNSVITSLELGYNPIGPEGAKALAEVLKFHGNVKDLMLGWCQIGAKGAEEIADMLKYNSTISTLDLRANGLRDEGAICLARSLKVVNEALTTLNLGFNEIRDEGAFSIAQALKANEDVRLTSINLTSNFLTKLGQTALTDARDHVFEMTEKELAVMF